A section of the Chryseobacterium ginsenosidimutans genome encodes:
- a CDS encoding RNA 2'-phosphotransferase, translating to MNEQQKKKISKFLSYVLRHHPELINLNLDENGWTNVNELITKSTNDSQGFTFEELDEIVQTNAKKRFAFNEDKTRIRASQGHSIDINLNLVPQQPPEFLYHGTAQNNVESILEKGIEKRSRQHVHLSIDKETATNVGMRHGKPVILTISTGKMFEDGIEFYLSENEVWLTDFVEAKYI from the coding sequence ATGAACGAACAACAAAAGAAAAAAATAAGCAAATTCCTGAGTTATGTTCTCAGGCATCATCCTGAACTCATCAATCTGAATTTGGATGAAAACGGATGGACAAATGTTAATGAACTGATCACAAAATCCACCAACGATTCTCAAGGTTTTACCTTTGAAGAACTGGATGAAATTGTGCAGACGAATGCCAAAAAGCGATTTGCTTTTAATGAAGATAAAACCAGAATCAGAGCCAGTCAGGGACATTCTATTGATATTAATTTGAATTTAGTTCCACAACAGCCGCCCGAATTTTTGTATCACGGAACGGCACAGAACAATGTCGAATCTATTTTAGAAAAAGGAATTGAAAAAAGAAGCAGGCAACACGTTCATTTAAGCATCGATAAAGAAACGGCAACCAACGTTGGAATGCGCCACGGAAAGCCGGTAATTCTAACTATAAGCACGGGAAAAATGTTTGAGGACGGAATAGAATTTTATCTTTCGGAAAACGAAGTCTGGCTGACGGATTTTGTGGAAGCAAAATATATTTAA
- a CDS encoding ADP-ribosylglycohydrolase family protein, producing the protein MENVVKAGIFGVCVGDALGVPVEFRSREQLKRSPVTKMRALGTHHQPAGTWSDDGSLTLCLADSLCNGYNLEEMALKFLQWYNSEIWTPHGRVFDIGIATRQAIYKISKGYTPQLCGGTSEFDNGNGSLMRILPLLFYVKSLSIEQRFDRVKEVSSITHAHIRSVISCFIYLEFLLEILNGTEKFEAYQKMKSTVKYFLDNNPICSQGEMYKFERVLNNNIFEYEEDKISSSGYVLHSLEASLWCFLNSEIYSEAVLKAVNLGEDTDTTGAITGGIAGIYYGFENIPEEWVSELVRKEDIENLCIKLENKLKN; encoded by the coding sequence ATGGAAAATGTAGTAAAAGCAGGAATTTTCGGAGTTTGTGTTGGCGATGCATTGGGTGTTCCAGTAGAATTTAGAAGTAGAGAACAACTGAAACGCTCACCAGTTACAAAAATGAGAGCTTTAGGAACACATCATCAACCTGCGGGAACGTGGAGTGATGATGGTTCTTTAACATTATGTCTTGCTGATAGCCTTTGTAATGGATATAATTTAGAAGAGATGGCTTTGAAATTTTTACAATGGTACAATTCAGAAATTTGGACTCCACACGGAAGAGTTTTCGATATTGGAATAGCAACAAGACAAGCTATTTACAAAATAAGTAAAGGTTACACGCCGCAATTATGTGGCGGAACAAGTGAGTTTGATAATGGTAATGGTTCTTTGATGAGAATTTTACCACTATTATTTTACGTGAAGAGTCTCTCCATCGAACAACGGTTTGATAGAGTTAAGGAAGTCTCTTCAATTACTCATGCACATATTCGTTCTGTGATTTCCTGTTTCATTTATTTGGAATTTTTATTAGAAATTTTGAATGGAACAGAAAAATTTGAAGCTTATCAAAAAATGAAATCAACAGTTAAATATTTTCTAGATAATAATCCAATTTGCTCACAAGGCGAAATGTATAAATTTGAAAGAGTTTTAAACAATAATATCTTTGAATATGAAGAAGATAAAATTAGCTCAAGCGGCTACGTTCTGCACAGTTTAGAAGCTTCGTTATGGTGCTTTCTAAACTCAGAAATTTATTCTGAAGCAGTTTTAAAAGCAGTTAATTTAGGAGAAGACACCGATACAACAGGAGCCATCACAGGTGGAATTGCAGGAATCTATTATGGGTTTGAAAATATTCCTGAAGAATGGGTTTCTGAGTTGGTGAGGAAGGAGGATATTGAAAACTTATGTATTAAATTAGAAAATAAATTAAAAAACTAA
- a CDS encoding cupin-like domain-containing protein, with protein sequence MGIILKPIDVVDDISKEEFYEKYLKPRRPVVIKNMAKKWPAYQKWTMDYVKEVVGDVEVPLYDSKKADPAAPINTPTTKMKFADYIDLIQREPTDLRIFFFDPIKHAGKLLEEYIPPKELMGGFLDKYPGMFFGGKGSVTFLHFDIDLAHIFHTHFNGRKHVMLFENKWRERLYQLPYATYALEDYDIEHPDFEKFPALDGVEGIDCYLEHGDTLFMPTGWWHWMKYLDGSFSLSLRAWDKSWAVKAQSLWNLTVQRKFDDVMKKNFKKKYMDWKEKVAIKRAEIALKRGLPK encoded by the coding sequence AAAGAAGAATTCTACGAAAAATATCTAAAGCCCAGAAGGCCCGTTGTCATAAAAAACATGGCAAAAAAATGGCCTGCTTATCAAAAATGGACAATGGATTATGTAAAGGAAGTCGTGGGTGATGTGGAAGTGCCACTTTATGATTCTAAAAAGGCCGATCCTGCCGCTCCCATCAATACGCCTACTACAAAAATGAAGTTTGCAGATTATATAGATCTTATCCAAAGAGAGCCTACAGATCTGAGAATATTCTTTTTTGATCCTATAAAACATGCCGGTAAGCTGCTTGAAGAATATATTCCTCCAAAAGAGCTTATGGGAGGCTTTTTAGACAAGTATCCGGGAATGTTTTTCGGAGGAAAGGGCTCGGTAACTTTTTTACATTTTGATATCGATTTAGCGCACATTTTCCATACTCATTTTAATGGAAGAAAACACGTTATGCTATTCGAAAACAAATGGAGAGAAAGATTATATCAACTCCCGTACGCAACCTATGCACTGGAAGATTATGATATCGAACATCCTGATTTTGAGAAATTTCCGGCACTGGACGGTGTAGAAGGTATCGACTGTTATCTTGAGCATGGTGATACTTTATTTATGCCGACAGGTTGGTGGCACTGGATGAAATATCTCGACGGAAGTTTCTCTCTTTCTTTGAGAGCCTGGGACAAATCGTGGGCCGTAAAAGCACAATCTTTATGGAATCTTACCGTTCAGCGTAAATTCGACGATGTTATGAAGAAGAATTTCAAAAAGAAATACATGGACTGGAAAGAAAAAGTAGCCATCAAACGAGCAGAAATAGCTTTAAAGAGAGGCTTACCAAAATAA